One Mytilus trossulus isolate FHL-02 chromosome 5, PNRI_Mtr1.1.1.hap1, whole genome shotgun sequence DNA segment encodes these proteins:
- the LOC134718291 gene encoding poly [ADP-ribose] polymerase tankyrase-1-like, which produces MASWDKRKIDLFCLQKLLTAAENGNIKKVKLCVKNRANLECRDRKFGRTPLTSAAVGGNLEVVTYLVTHGSQLDAASKNGQTALHHAAEFGQIDVTKCLIDQGCSPWVKSKQIVKNVFFLSSHYEDNCKLFMELLDHRAHLNKQNAKSRIDR; this is translated from the exons ATGGCAAGTTGGGATAAG aggaaaatagatttgttttgcTTACAGAAACTTCTTACAGCTGCAGAAAATGGGaatataaaaaaggtaaaattatgTGTAAAGAACAGAGCTAACTTGGAATGTAGAGATCGTAAA tTTGGAAGGACACCATTAACGTCAGCGGCTGTGGGAGGAAACCTGGAGGTGGTGACTTACCTGGTCACTCACGGCAGTCAGTTAGACGCTGCATCCAAg aaTGGACAAACAGCTTTACATCATGCTGCTGAGTTTGGACAGATTgatgtaacaaaatgtttaatagaTCAAGGATGCAGTCCTTGGGTGAAATCAAAACAG ATTGTGAAGAATGTGTTCTTCTTATCGTCACATTATGAAGACAACTGCAAACTCTTTATGGAATTATTAGATCATAGGGCTCACTTGAACAAACAGAATGCTAAATCTAGAATTGATCGATAA